A genomic window from Bdellovibrio sp. SKB1291214 includes:
- a CDS encoding heavy metal translocating P-type ATPase yields MSLKSEKEIELQLIGMSCVNCAAKIEKTLNGFEQVNASVNFATSKAVVSFPSDQWSAHLLVEKIQELGFQAFEIDEDAQTGDIKNIVQKEKEREQRLFFAALILTSPFILEMFYMLGGNGHQELIPRWVQLILATPVQFWIGWRFYRGSYYALRSKSSNMDVLIALGTTMAYVLSVLVTVMNWHHQHVYFEASTMVITLVLAGKYLESKAKKKTSDALEGLVRLQPKTAIVERSGKFEEIEVKDVIVGDTVIVKNAEAIPIDGVVVGGSSSVDESMLTGESIPVAKHVGDKVFAATLNHSGSLRVKATGVGTRTQLAQIIKIVSIAQGSKAPIQRLADKISAIFVPTVVTVSLFTFFLTWMISGDLASAFIAAVSVLVIACPCALGLATPTAVVVGVGKAAHAGVLFRDAKALEVAEKIDVLVLDKTGTITEGKPTVSDVKIGNMVTLENALQIAMSLEEGSSHPLARAIVDEGNKNHIYPVPVDFFESVVGQGVQGKIGTEVYKLGKPEWIADSVHLDKSILHSMEASGQTVVVLASSQEVIAYFAIADKVRESSKVAIQQILSQGIRVVMLTGDNEGTAKAIAKEVGIAEFKHSVKPSDKANFVVALKRKKLTVAMVGDGVNDAPALAMADVSFSMSSGTDIAIEAADVTLMKNDLTSVFAAISLSKFTLRKIRQNLFFAFVYNVFGIPLAALGMLNPIIAGGAMALSSVSVLTNSLMLKRVRLTANAE; encoded by the coding sequence ATGTCGTTAAAATCCGAGAAAGAAATAGAGCTTCAACTTATTGGGATGTCCTGCGTTAACTGCGCCGCAAAGATTGAAAAAACGTTAAATGGTTTTGAACAAGTTAATGCATCAGTGAATTTTGCGACTTCCAAGGCCGTGGTTTCATTTCCTTCAGATCAGTGGAGCGCTCATTTACTTGTTGAGAAGATTCAAGAGCTGGGATTTCAGGCTTTTGAAATCGATGAAGACGCACAGACCGGGGATATCAAAAATATAGTACAGAAAGAAAAGGAACGCGAACAAAGACTTTTCTTTGCAGCGCTAATTCTTACGAGCCCTTTTATTCTCGAGATGTTCTATATGTTAGGTGGGAATGGTCATCAGGAGCTAATACCAAGATGGGTACAACTGATTTTGGCGACTCCCGTGCAATTTTGGATCGGGTGGCGATTTTATCGTGGATCCTACTATGCTCTTCGTTCCAAAAGTTCAAACATGGATGTCTTAATTGCTTTGGGTACAACCATGGCTTATGTCCTTAGTGTTCTGGTAACGGTAATGAACTGGCATCACCAGCATGTATATTTCGAAGCAAGTACCATGGTTATTACACTTGTTCTTGCTGGAAAATACCTGGAGTCAAAGGCAAAGAAAAAAACATCAGATGCCCTTGAGGGCCTTGTTCGTCTTCAGCCAAAAACCGCTATCGTCGAAAGAAGCGGTAAGTTTGAAGAGATTGAAGTTAAGGATGTTATTGTTGGGGATACTGTCATTGTTAAAAACGCCGAAGCAATTCCTATTGACGGTGTTGTTGTTGGTGGAAGTTCATCAGTTGATGAGTCTATGCTAACAGGCGAAAGTATTCCCGTTGCTAAACATGTCGGTGACAAAGTTTTTGCAGCGACGCTCAATCACAGCGGTTCTTTGCGAGTGAAGGCCACTGGTGTTGGCACGCGAACCCAGCTAGCCCAAATTATTAAAATTGTATCGATTGCGCAGGGTTCTAAAGCGCCTATTCAGCGGCTCGCTGATAAAATATCAGCCATCTTCGTTCCAACAGTAGTGACTGTCAGTTTATTTACTTTCTTTTTAACGTGGATGATTTCTGGTGATCTGGCGTCGGCATTCATAGCAGCCGTATCAGTCCTCGTAATCGCCTGTCCGTGTGCATTGGGTTTAGCTACTCCAACTGCAGTCGTTGTGGGAGTGGGAAAGGCAGCCCATGCTGGGGTACTATTTCGTGACGCTAAAGCACTTGAGGTAGCTGAAAAGATAGATGTCTTGGTCCTTGATAAAACCGGAACTATTACAGAAGGCAAGCCGACAGTAAGCGACGTCAAGATAGGTAATATGGTGACATTGGAGAATGCATTGCAGATCGCGATGAGTCTTGAGGAAGGTTCCTCTCACCCATTAGCTCGAGCTATTGTAGACGAAGGAAATAAGAATCATATTTATCCTGTGCCAGTTGATTTTTTTGAATCTGTAGTTGGACAAGGAGTGCAGGGTAAGATTGGGACTGAGGTTTACAAGCTTGGAAAACCGGAATGGATTGCCGATAGTGTCCATCTTGACAAAAGTATTTTGCATTCAATGGAAGCAAGCGGACAAACGGTTGTGGTCCTGGCATCATCTCAAGAAGTTATCGCCTACTTTGCTATTGCAGATAAGGTTCGTGAAAGCTCAAAAGTTGCTATTCAGCAAATTCTTTCACAAGGCATTCGTGTTGTAATGCTGACGGGCGATAATGAAGGTACGGCAAAAGCAATTGCGAAGGAAGTCGGTATAGCTGAGTTTAAACATAGCGTGAAGCCATCGGATAAAGCTAACTTCGTAGTCGCATTGAAAAGGAAGAAGCTGACTGTGGCCATGGTCGGGGATGGAGTGAACGATGCGCCCGCTCTTGCAATGGCAGACGTCAGTTTCTCTATGTCGTCGGGGACAGACATAGCAATCGAAGCGGCAGATGTGACTTTGATGAAGAACGATTTAACATCAGTGTTTGCCGCAATCTCATTGTCAAAATTTACCTTAAGAAAGATTAGGCAAAATCTTTTCTTTGCTTTTGTTTACAATGTTTTTGGAATTCCTTTAGCTGCACTGGGAATGTTGAACCCCATTATTGCCGGAGGAGCTATGGCATTGAGTTCCGTATCTGTTTTAACAAATTCTTTAATGTTAAAGCGCGTTCGATTAACGGCGAATGCAGAGTAG
- a CDS encoding TolC family protein, producing MTSLLIFTQFILVFISAFANEGSTLASLEAQMLSSNPQIRSLEATVKAQKATAQSQFGNFLPQISLNGGYAENKTIQEPSEGYLGYVSGRWNLYRGGEDSSLRTISNSEFQIAQLDLDVKTRALRRQLRETYYSLLANKKNLSILDEKSDFLNKQRQMAQKKINAGLTSNVDSIEIDLEENNILNERESIKAEIERLNKELSTLTGLNISESSVSDRESFDINSIEINIETALQNNPSLKKQDQLEEISHAKVTQQRSEFLPFLDLEASYGRITPEYSDPLNGTESRFALLLSWNLFSGFSSYYRHQATNYGVSTQQFDKKNTRLEIEKDLRNLLTTRESLAKLKIHQQQRLMFAQKYYEMTLSEYKRGIKNSPDLQTATVSLFEAKRRMIELERDITIVNAKITELI from the coding sequence GTGACGTCGCTTTTAATCTTTACACAATTCATTTTGGTCTTTATTTCTGCATTTGCTAATGAAGGATCAACTTTGGCTTCCCTTGAAGCCCAAATGCTATCTTCCAATCCGCAAATTCGTTCGCTTGAAGCAACGGTGAAGGCGCAAAAAGCGACGGCACAATCTCAATTTGGAAATTTTCTTCCGCAAATTTCCTTAAATGGTGGATACGCTGAAAATAAAACCATTCAAGAACCTAGCGAAGGATATCTAGGCTACGTGAGCGGTCGATGGAATCTATACCGTGGAGGAGAAGACTCCTCATTGAGGACAATCTCTAATAGCGAGTTCCAAATTGCACAATTAGACCTAGATGTAAAAACCCGCGCCCTTCGTCGTCAGTTACGCGAAACTTACTATAGTCTTCTTGCCAATAAAAAAAACCTGTCTATTCTTGATGAAAAATCTGATTTTTTAAATAAACAACGACAGATGGCACAGAAGAAAATCAATGCAGGACTTACTTCAAACGTCGACAGTATTGAGATTGATCTAGAAGAAAATAATATTTTGAATGAACGCGAATCCATCAAAGCTGAAATAGAACGACTTAACAAAGAGCTTAGTACACTTACAGGATTAAATATCTCTGAAAGTTCAGTTTCAGATCGAGAATCATTTGATATAAATAGTATTGAAATAAATATTGAAACGGCGCTTCAAAACAATCCATCTCTTAAAAAACAAGATCAACTTGAAGAGATATCTCATGCGAAGGTAACTCAGCAACGATCTGAGTTTTTACCGTTCTTAGATCTCGAAGCTAGCTATGGCAGAATAACTCCAGAGTATTCAGATCCATTGAATGGTACAGAATCCAGGTTCGCATTGCTTTTGAGTTGGAATCTTTTTTCTGGCTTTTCAAGCTATTATCGTCATCAAGCAACAAACTATGGAGTTTCAACTCAACAGTTTGACAAAAAGAACACCCGTCTCGAAATAGAAAAAGATTTACGAAACCTGTTAACTACTAGAGAAAGTCTAGCAAAGCTTAAAATACATCAGCAACAAAGACTCATGTTTGCCCAAAAGTATTACGAAATGACACTGTCAGAATATAAGCGCGGAATCAAAAACTCGCCGGATCTTCAAACTGCCACGGTATCTTTATTCGAAGCAAAGCGCAGGATGATCGAGCTGGAACGAGATATCACAATAGTAAATGCGAAAATAACTGAACTTATCTAA
- a CDS encoding efflux RND transporter permease subunit, producing the protein MLDKVIKYALTHRLLVIAFTALVLVYGVWALITLPVDVFPDLNRPTVNIMTEAPGLAPEEVETLVTFPLETALNGLPGVQRVRSSSAVGLSVIYIEFDWGTDIYRNRQMVQEKIALAKEKLPKNATPIMGPIASIMGEIQLIGLSSPDGTVSPLELRTIADWTLRPRLMSIPGVTQVIAIGGGVRQFQILISAEKIQKFQLALDDIEHNLSDLSINSTGGFINIGPQEYLIRNLGAVRSLDDIQNSFVGMHLGRPVRVKDIAEVQEGPQVKRGDASVNGKASVIMTIQKQPGASTIDLTKDIDKALKELSIGLPKGVKIEPDLFKQSRFIENSIHNVKEALRDGVILVLIVLLLFLMNLRTTAITMTAIPLSFVLTAIVFKIFGLSVNTMTLGGLAVAIGELVDDAIVDVENVYRRLRENKLLAKPKNTLKVIFEASSEVRNSIVIATLIVCLVFVPLFSMGGIEGRLFAPLGISYIISLLASMIISLTVTPVLCSYLLSKGELLEHKDGALVRKLKQWDTQILNRSLAHPKIILGVTTALFICAVFLTTFIGRDFLPHFNEGTATITVVATPGISLEESDRLGKKAEELIMKSPEVTSVSRRTGRAEQDEHAEGVHYSEIDVDFKEEGRPRNQVLTEIRRNLSELQGVAVNVGQPISHRLDHLLSGVRAQIAIKIFGPDLSTLRAKASEVQQSLKDVPGLVDLQIEQQVLIPQVKVQLLRDEASKFGVSVGDLAQLLEKALQGEVVGQILEGQKTVDAFMRFDEKSRSNLDLIKRTPLKTLPDGTKVRVEMIADVYETSGPNIINRENAQRRIVVQANSSGRDLESVMADIQSKIKDKVEVPSGYFINYGGQFESQQQASRLMILLGFLSVISVFVILYAHFKSSFISFQVMLNIPMAFIGGVVAILITDGTISIASLVAFVTLCGIASRNGIMMISHYLHLMKHEGEGFTKEMVIRGSLERLVPVLMTALTAILGLLPLVLSKGEPGKEILHPVAVVIVGGLISSTLLDMFVTPTVFYHFGKKSAFKYLKTTDEVSIFESKET; encoded by the coding sequence ATGCTCGATAAAGTCATAAAATATGCCCTGACTCATAGACTGCTTGTTATTGCTTTCACGGCATTAGTTTTGGTGTACGGAGTATGGGCTCTAATAACTCTTCCGGTGGATGTTTTCCCAGATTTAAATAGACCCACAGTAAATATCATGACCGAGGCCCCTGGCCTTGCCCCCGAAGAGGTTGAAACTTTGGTGACGTTTCCCCTTGAAACCGCACTGAATGGTCTTCCCGGGGTACAGCGAGTTCGCTCCAGTTCTGCAGTCGGATTAAGTGTTATTTATATCGAGTTTGACTGGGGAACAGATATCTACCGCAATAGACAAATGGTCCAAGAGAAAATAGCTCTAGCTAAAGAAAAGCTTCCAAAAAATGCGACACCTATTATGGGACCGATCGCCTCGATCATGGGAGAAATACAGCTTATTGGTCTTAGTTCTCCAGATGGCACCGTCAGTCCACTTGAGTTGAGAACGATCGCAGATTGGACATTGCGCCCTCGCCTCATGAGTATCCCAGGAGTTACGCAGGTAATCGCAATTGGCGGAGGCGTGAGACAATTTCAAATTCTTATCTCAGCCGAAAAAATTCAAAAATTTCAGTTAGCCCTAGATGATATCGAACACAATCTTTCAGATCTTAGTATTAATTCCACCGGCGGCTTCATAAATATTGGCCCTCAGGAGTATTTGATTAGAAACCTTGGGGCAGTTCGCAGTCTAGATGACATTCAAAATTCTTTTGTGGGCATGCACCTAGGCAGACCCGTCCGAGTAAAAGATATTGCGGAAGTTCAAGAAGGGCCGCAGGTCAAACGAGGAGATGCCAGTGTAAATGGCAAGGCTTCAGTTATCATGACCATTCAAAAACAACCTGGCGCAAGCACAATTGATTTAACGAAAGATATAGATAAAGCATTAAAGGAACTCTCGATAGGCCTACCCAAAGGAGTCAAAATTGAGCCCGACCTCTTTAAACAATCTCGCTTTATCGAAAACTCGATCCATAACGTTAAAGAGGCTCTTCGTGACGGCGTCATTCTCGTTCTGATTGTGCTTTTATTATTTCTGATGAATTTGCGAACGACGGCTATAACTATGACGGCGATTCCTCTTTCATTTGTTTTAACAGCTATCGTTTTTAAAATATTCGGACTTTCCGTCAACACCATGACACTTGGGGGACTCGCCGTCGCAATTGGCGAGCTCGTTGATGACGCTATCGTTGACGTCGAAAATGTATACCGCAGACTTCGCGAAAATAAGTTGCTCGCAAAACCAAAGAATACGCTCAAAGTTATTTTCGAAGCATCTAGTGAAGTCAGAAATTCAATTGTAATTGCAACTCTTATTGTCTGTTTAGTTTTCGTTCCACTTTTCAGCATGGGAGGAATCGAAGGTCGGCTTTTCGCGCCTCTCGGGATTTCATATATTATTTCACTTCTGGCTTCGATGATCATTTCTCTCACTGTGACGCCAGTTCTGTGTTCATACCTATTATCAAAAGGCGAACTCTTAGAACACAAGGACGGCGCTTTAGTTCGAAAGCTTAAGCAATGGGACACTCAGATTCTTAACAGATCCTTAGCACACCCAAAAATTATTTTAGGCGTAACAACTGCCTTGTTTATTTGCGCAGTTTTTCTAACCACATTCATTGGCAGAGACTTCCTACCTCATTTCAATGAAGGCACGGCGACTATAACAGTAGTTGCTACTCCGGGAATTTCTCTTGAGGAATCAGATCGTCTTGGCAAAAAAGCAGAAGAATTAATCATGAAAAGTCCGGAAGTAACTTCTGTGTCACGTAGAACTGGGCGCGCCGAGCAAGATGAGCACGCAGAGGGCGTTCACTACTCTGAAATTGATGTCGACTTTAAGGAAGAGGGACGCCCCAGAAATCAAGTGCTTACCGAAATTCGTAGAAATTTATCTGAACTTCAAGGCGTTGCGGTTAATGTTGGGCAGCCTATATCTCATCGACTAGATCACCTTTTATCGGGCGTCCGGGCGCAAATCGCTATAAAAATCTTTGGACCAGATCTTTCCACACTTCGCGCAAAGGCCAGCGAAGTTCAACAGTCTTTAAAAGACGTGCCAGGGTTAGTCGATTTACAAATCGAACAGCAGGTTTTAATTCCTCAGGTCAAGGTTCAACTTTTGAGAGATGAAGCCTCTAAGTTTGGTGTTTCTGTAGGAGATTTAGCACAGCTTTTAGAAAAAGCTCTTCAGGGAGAAGTGGTTGGTCAAATTCTCGAGGGGCAAAAGACTGTAGATGCGTTTATGAGATTTGATGAAAAATCTCGATCTAACTTGGATCTTATTAAACGAACCCCTCTTAAAACACTTCCAGATGGAACAAAAGTTCGCGTCGAAATGATAGCGGACGTCTATGAAACTTCAGGTCCAAATATTATTAACAGAGAAAATGCTCAACGGCGTATCGTCGTCCAAGCTAATTCGTCAGGTCGGGATCTGGAAAGCGTTATGGCTGACATTCAATCTAAAATTAAAGATAAAGTTGAAGTCCCATCTGGCTACTTCATTAATTACGGTGGACAATTTGAAAGCCAACAACAAGCATCCCGATTAATGATTCTCTTAGGCTTCCTGTCCGTCATTTCAGTTTTCGTCATTCTGTACGCTCACTTCAAGAGTAGTTTTATCTCTTTTCAAGTTATGTTGAACATTCCAATGGCATTTATTGGTGGCGTGGTAGCTATTTTAATAACCGATGGAACGATCAGCATTGCCAGCTTGGTCGCATTTGTAACTCTTTGCGGAATCGCCTCTAGAAATGGCATAATGATGATCTCTCACTACCTTCACCTTATGAAGCATGAAGGAGAAGGTTTTACCAAGGAAATGGTAATTCGTGGTTCACTTGAAAGACTGGTTCCTGTATTGATGACCGCTCTCACTGCCATTCTTGGCCTACTTCCATTAGTACTTTCGAAAGGCGAACCGGGAAAAGAAATTCTTCATCCCGTCGCTGTCGTTATAGTCGGTGGTTTGATTAGCAGCACATTGCTAGATATGTTTGTCACACCGACCGTTTTTTATCACTTTGGAAAGAAATCAGCTTTTAAATACCTAAAGACAACGGATGAAGTAAGTATATTTGAATCAAAGGAGACTTAA
- a CDS encoding metal-sensitive transcriptional regulator, whose amino-acid sequence MKKANNKSLHPDHGVHKKRLNRVRGQIDGIEKMIDERRYCPDILIQLRAAAKALESIEAEIMQKHIHGCVKTAIKSRDENAVTEKIDEIMMLVKR is encoded by the coding sequence TTGAAAAAAGCAAACAACAAATCTCTTCATCCTGATCATGGTGTTCACAAGAAACGTTTAAATCGAGTCCGTGGACAAATAGATGGTATCGAAAAGATGATTGATGAAAGACGCTATTGTCCTGATATTTTAATCCAACTGCGGGCTGCCGCTAAGGCTCTGGAATCCATCGAGGCGGAAATTATGCAAAAGCATATTCATGGTTGTGTGAAGACCGCAATTAAATCTCGTGATGAAAATGCCGTAACAGAAAAAATTGATGAAATAATGATGCTCGTTAAGAGATAG